The Vibrio tarriae genome includes a window with the following:
- a CDS encoding peptide ABC transporter ATP-binding protein, with translation MPLLDIRHLTIEIDTPQGLVKAVDRMSLTMNEGEIRGLVGESGSGKSLVAKAIVGICKENWRVTADRMRLGNIDLLQLTPRERRRVISRDVAMIFQEPSTCLDPSEEVGRQLIESIPFRTFEGRWWERFTWRKKQAIALLHKVGIKDHKDIMSSYPYELTDGECQKVMIAMAIAAKPKLLIADEPTNDVDPITQSQILRLLSRMNQVNNTSILLIGHDLTTITQWADRITVMYCGQSVESAETAKIVAEPKHPYTAALLKAMPDFSDWIPHKQKLQSLPGSIPPLQHLPIGCRLGPRCPYAQRQCVEVPHSRWVKNHKFSCHFPLNMESPQ, from the coding sequence GTAGATCGTATGAGCCTAACCATGAATGAAGGGGAAATTCGTGGCTTAGTGGGTGAATCGGGCTCAGGTAAGAGCTTGGTGGCGAAAGCGATTGTCGGTATTTGTAAAGAAAACTGGCGCGTCACGGCCGATCGTATGCGCCTTGGCAATATTGATTTGCTACAACTCACTCCGCGTGAACGCAGACGCGTGATTTCGCGTGATGTCGCGATGATTTTCCAAGAGCCTTCAACCTGTCTTGATCCGTCTGAAGAGGTTGGGCGACAACTGATTGAGTCTATCCCATTTCGCACCTTTGAAGGACGTTGGTGGGAGCGCTTTACTTGGCGGAAAAAACAGGCGATTGCTCTGCTGCACAAGGTCGGTATCAAAGATCACAAAGACATCATGTCCAGCTACCCTTATGAGCTGACGGATGGCGAGTGTCAGAAAGTGATGATTGCGATGGCCATTGCCGCTAAACCGAAATTGCTGATCGCAGATGAACCCACCAACGACGTGGACCCCATCACTCAATCGCAAATTTTGCGTTTGCTGAGTCGCATGAATCAGGTCAATAACACTTCGATTCTGCTCATCGGCCATGACTTAACCACCATTACTCAGTGGGCGGATCGCATTACGGTTATGTATTGCGGGCAATCGGTGGAATCGGCGGAAACTGCAAAAATTGTGGCAGAGCCAAAGCACCCCTACACCGCAGCGCTGCTGAAAGCCATGCCAGATTTTAGTGACTGGATCCCGCACAAACAGAAATTACAATCTCTCCCCGGCTCAATTCCGCCACTGCAACACTTACCGATTGGCTGCCGCTTAGGGCCACGTTGCCCTTACGCTCAGCGTCAGTGTGTTGAAGTCCCTCATTCGCGCTGGGTAAAAAACCATAAATTTTCTTGCCATTTCCCGCTCAACATGGAGTCGCCACAATGA